Proteins encoded together in one Borrelia coriaceae window:
- the bdr gene encoding Bdr family repetitive protein: MALPQPIITQQMVIAELTKAGINKDIAIDLSYRYYRNELTYKDIEFLKENFDIKLEKVEALLQAEIQRVEASLQSEIKDLDNKIDNKFNELDNKINTVRNELKSDIKNLDNKIDNVENNLNNKIDNKFNELDNKIDNKFNELDNKIDNVENNLNNKIDTVRNELKSYVSNEISIVRRDISNLEKNNKWIFGLTFALWLTILGGFIALILK; the protein is encoded by the coding sequence ATGGCACTTCCTCAACCAATAATTACTCAACAAATGGTTATAGCCGAACTTACTAAAGCAGGCATTAATAAAGATATTGCTATTGATTTATCTTATAGGTACTATAGAAATGAGTTAACTTACAAAGACATTGAGTTTTTAAAAGAAAACTTTGACATAAAACTTGAAAAGGTTGAAGCACTGCTACAAGCAGAAATTCAGAGGGTTGAAGCAAGTTTACAGTCTGAAATTAAAGACCTTGATAATAAAATTGACAATAAATTCAATGAACTTGATAATAAAATCAATACCGTTAGAAATGAATTAAAATCTGATATTAAAAACCTTGACAACAAAATTGACAACGTTGAGAATAACTTAAATAACAAAATTGACAATAAATTTAACGAGCTTGATAATAAAATTGACAATAAATTCAATGAACTTGACAATAAAATTGATAACGTTGAGAATAACTTAAATAATAAAATTGATACTGTTAGAAATGAATTAAAATCATACGTTAGCAATGAAATCTCTATTGTTAGAAGAGATATATCCAACCTAGAGAAGAATAACAAGTGGATATTTGGTTTAACTTTTGCATTATGGTTAACAATTCTCGGAGGATTTATAGCCTTAATACTTAAGTGA
- a CDS encoding plasmid maintenance protein, with protein sequence MLRRKLRLYKIYWIIAIKNAKYKKSCGVEDYSARDIYNIVIKLLKNDGQKTVCKRTIERDIKLLNEMGLLESKILRFGENKGSMSFYKQNMQLAHLHKDIISKYLLHLLKDSLSDKKIVGNFDDSLEEGNFNYTNLKKFGILSEIDDPNKSVMSHRVAPHAFNNKANISNNKNSKELLLKNTNSSKLKKEECRFKRNDIETRLTCEHKISKNYLKQIKEYSNNDATYINALINLETAIDEYQGEYYIEDILEHFLKQFGNRYKYKIWMMMKRSDGVISDYDLIWEGRFRDWYPNKYKSNCAVKSTYGENLRIGIKKASVVKEKRANEQLNVEELKEKEIEKAKEREEERKREADRLQKYLTGLFEIEAKEREERLRKAREEELNLKKKARESMLATLERSKERCVELGISNNGKDNMICASSNEDSMVKFAIRDDFGGFKTTKGMSMLNLGIMIEDIGQNDNLKEKESK encoded by the coding sequence ATGTTAAGACGCAAGCTGCGCTTGTATAAAATCTACTGGATAATAGCAATTAAGAATGCAAAATACAAGAAGTCGTGTGGAGTAGAAGACTACTCAGCACGTGATATATACAACATAGTAATCAAGCTACTGAAAAATGATGGACAGAAGACAGTATGTAAACGAACAATTGAAAGAGATATAAAGTTATTAAATGAAATGGGTCTCTTAGAATCTAAAATTCTAAGATTTGGTGAGAATAAGGGCAGCATGTCTTTTTATAAACAAAATATGCAATTAGCACATTTACATAAAGACATAATTTCTAAATACCTTTTACATTTACTAAAAGATAGTTTAAGTGATAAAAAAATTGTTGGTAATTTTGATGACTCATTAGAAGAAGGCAATTTTAATTACACAAACCTTAAAAAATTTGGAATCCTGTCTGAAATAGATGACCCAAATAAAAGTGTAATGTCGCATCGTGTTGCCCCTCATGCTTTTAATAATAAAGCTAATATAAGCAATAATAAGAATTCTAAAGAATTGCTTCTTAAGAATACTAATTCAAGTAAACTAAAAAAAGAAGAGTGTAGATTCAAAAGGAATGATATAGAGACAAGGCTAACTTGTGAACATAAAATCAGTAAAAATTATCTAAAACAAATAAAAGAATACAGTAACAACGATGCAACGTATATCAATGCCCTAATCAATCTAGAGACTGCAATAGATGAGTACCAAGGTGAATATTACATCGAAGATATTTTAGAACATTTCTTAAAGCAGTTTGGTAATAGGTACAAGTATAAGATTTGGATGATGATGAAGCGTAGTGATGGAGTTATTAGCGATTATGATCTTATTTGGGAAGGTAGGTTTAGGGATTGGTATCCCAATAAGTACAAGAGTAATTGTGCCGTCAAATCGACTTATGGAGAAAATTTACGAATAGGAATTAAAAAAGCATCTGTTGTTAAGGAGAAAAGGGCTAATGAGCAGTTAAATGTAGAAGAATTAAAAGAAAAAGAGATAGAAAAAGCAAAAGAAAGAGAAGAGGAAAGAAAACGAGAAGCTGATAGGCTTCAAAAATATTTAACTGGGTTATTTGAAATAGAAGCAAAAGAAAGAGAAGAGCGACTTAGAAAGGCTAGAGAAGAAGAATTGAATTTAAAAAAGAAAGCTAGAGAAAGCATGCTTGCTACTTTGGAAAGGAGTAAGGAAAGGTGTGTTGAGTTGGGTATATCAAATAATGGGAAGGATAACATGATATGTGCTAGTTCAAATGAGGATTCTATGGTTAAATTTGCAATTAGAGATGATTTTGGAGGATTTAAAACTACTAAGGGTATGAGTATGCTGAATTTAGGAATAATGATTGAAGATATAGGCCAAAATGATAATTTAAAAGAAAAGGAGAGTAAATGA
- the guaB gene encoding IMP dehydrogenase, translated as MVEKIVKEALTFDDVSLIPRKSSVLPSDVDLRTKLTKNISLNIPFLSSAMDTVTESRMAIAMAKEGGMGIIHKNFPIEAQRKEVELVKGYHRTGIVRNPITIDENANIQEAKILIAQHKISALPVTDRAGKILGLVTNRDIKYITDNNVPVMSAMTKKLITAKEDITLTEAKEILFKHKIEKLLIVDEAHNLRGLITCKDIDHVEHQEYFPNACKDAKNRLRVGAAVSTDVDALERVEELVKADVDVIAIDSAHGHSTRVLELARKIKNKYPNLDLIAGNIVTKEAAFDLIDLGVDCVKVGIGPGSICTTRIVAGVGVPQLTAIHDVFEACKHTNTCVIADGGIRFSGDIVKAIAAGADSVMLGNLFAGAYESPSEEIMYNGKKFKVYVGMGSLAAMARGSKSRYFQLENEESSGKLIPEGIEGMVPYAGKLKDIIFQLKGGLMSGMGYLGVGTILELKINAKFVRISPASLRESHTHDVLENK; from the coding sequence TTGGTAGAGAAAATCGTGAAAGAAGCTTTGACGTTTGATGATGTTTCTTTAATTCCTAGAAAATCATCTGTATTACCTAGTGATGTTGATTTGCGAACAAAGTTAACAAAAAATATATCTTTAAATATACCTTTTTTAAGCTCAGCTATGGATACAGTTACAGAAAGTCGAATGGCAATAGCTATGGCTAAAGAAGGTGGAATGGGCATTATACATAAAAATTTTCCAATTGAAGCTCAAAGAAAAGAAGTAGAGTTAGTAAAAGGCTACCATCGTACTGGAATTGTCAGGAATCCTATTACTATAGATGAGAATGCAAATATACAAGAAGCTAAGATATTGATTGCACAACATAAGATCTCTGCATTGCCTGTTACGGATAGAGCAGGGAAAATATTGGGTCTAGTAACTAATAGAGACATTAAATATATTACAGATAATAATGTCCCCGTAATGAGTGCAATGACTAAAAAATTAATTACAGCAAAAGAAGATATAACGTTAACAGAGGCTAAGGAAATTTTGTTTAAACATAAGATAGAAAAGCTACTTATTGTTGATGAGGCTCATAATTTAAGAGGATTAATAACTTGCAAAGACATAGATCATGTGGAACATCAAGAGTATTTTCCTAATGCATGTAAAGATGCAAAGAATAGATTACGAGTGGGTGCGGCTGTTTCTACTGATGTTGATGCTTTAGAGCGTGTTGAGGAATTAGTAAAGGCGGATGTTGATGTCATTGCGATTGATTCTGCGCATGGACATTCTACGAGAGTACTTGAGCTTGCAAGGAAAATTAAAAATAAGTACCCAAATTTGGACCTCATTGCGGGTAATATAGTGACTAAGGAAGCAGCTTTTGATTTAATTGATTTAGGAGTAGATTGTGTGAAAGTAGGAATAGGTCCAGGAAGCATATGTACTACGAGAATAGTTGCAGGAGTTGGGGTACCGCAATTGACTGCCATTCATGATGTTTTTGAAGCTTGTAAACATACAAATACTTGTGTTATTGCGGATGGTGGAATTAGATTCTCAGGAGATATAGTTAAAGCAATTGCAGCAGGAGCTGATAGTGTAATGTTGGGCAATCTCTTTGCTGGTGCTTATGAGTCTCCTTCAGAAGAAATAATGTATAATGGAAAGAAATTTAAAGTTTATGTTGGGATGGGTTCTCTTGCTGCTATGGCTAGAGGTTCTAAATCGAGGTATTTCCAACTTGAAAATGAAGAGTCTTCTGGTAAATTGATTCCTGAAGGTATTGAAGGCATGGTTCCTTATGCTGGGAAATTAAAAGACATTATATTCCAATTAAAGGGAGGTTTGATGTCTGGAATGGGTTATTTGGGAGTGGGCACAATATTAGAATTAAAGATAAACGCTAAATTTGTAAGAATAAGCCCTGCTTCTTTAAGAGAATCTCATACGCATGATGTGTTAGAAAATAAGTAG
- the guaA gene encoding glutamine-hydrolyzing GMP synthase, whose protein sequence is MDNDAVIILDFGSQYSQLIAKKIREIGFYTRIITYSVSAQEIKDMHPVGIILSGGPASVYLEGAPTVDIEIFKLGIPILGICYGMQLVIKLFGGVISKCDKQEFGDTELFIEDNRSNLFLGLSGKLKVMMSHGDNIEKVPSNFKQIASTKTCIAAVFSEEKKIYGLQFHPEATCSEVGNQILKNFVFKICQARVNWNLSASVYDFVEKIKLQVGDKKVILGLSGGTDSLVCALLVNKAIKSNLICVFIDTGLLRKNEVHEILELSRHYNLNIKHVNASSIFLNNLDNIEEPEEKRKVIGQTFVDIFEKVALEEERVEFFAQGTIYSDVIESKSGNNGFSSHIKSHHNVGGLPEKIKLKLLEPLRELFKDEVVQLGIQLGVEENVLYRHPFPGPGLSIRIIGKITQEKINILQEADSILVEELLANNLYYNIRQAFVVLLPVKSVGVMGDNRTYEYTAVIRCVNTLDFMTANWVELPYDFLRKVSSRIINEVRGINRVCYDISSKPPATVEWE, encoded by the coding sequence ATGGACAATGATGCAGTAATTATATTAGATTTTGGCTCGCAGTATAGTCAATTGATTGCGAAAAAAATTAGAGAGATAGGTTTTTATACAAGAATCATTACATATTCTGTTTCTGCACAAGAGATTAAGGATATGCATCCTGTTGGGATAATTTTAAGTGGAGGTCCTGCTTCTGTTTATCTAGAGGGAGCTCCTACTGTGGATATTGAAATTTTTAAATTAGGTATTCCTATTTTAGGAATATGTTATGGAATGCAACTTGTTATTAAATTGTTTGGAGGCGTAATTTCTAAATGCGATAAGCAAGAATTTGGTGATACTGAACTTTTTATAGAAGATAATCGGTCTAATTTGTTTTTAGGGCTTTCTGGTAAGTTGAAAGTAATGATGAGTCATGGAGATAATATTGAAAAGGTTCCAAGTAATTTCAAACAAATAGCTTCTACCAAAACTTGTATTGCAGCCGTATTTAGTGAAGAGAAAAAAATTTATGGCTTACAATTTCATCCAGAAGCCACTTGTTCAGAGGTTGGAAATCAAATACTTAAAAATTTTGTTTTTAAAATTTGTCAAGCTCGGGTTAATTGGAATTTAAGTGCTAGCGTATACGATTTTGTTGAAAAAATAAAACTTCAAGTAGGTGATAAAAAAGTAATTTTAGGACTTTCTGGTGGAACAGATTCTTTAGTATGTGCTTTACTTGTTAATAAGGCAATAAAAAGTAATTTAATCTGTGTTTTTATCGATACTGGTTTGTTACGCAAAAATGAAGTTCATGAAATATTAGAACTTAGTAGACATTACAATTTAAACATAAAACATGTTAATGCTTCTTCAATATTTTTGAATAATTTGGACAATATTGAAGAACCTGAAGAGAAAAGAAAAGTCATAGGACAAACATTTGTAGATATTTTTGAAAAAGTAGCTTTGGAAGAAGAGCGTGTTGAGTTTTTTGCTCAAGGCACTATTTATTCAGATGTCATTGAGTCTAAGTCGGGCAATAATGGTTTTTCATCACATATCAAATCACATCATAATGTGGGGGGACTTCCGGAGAAGATTAAATTAAAACTTTTAGAGCCATTAAGAGAGCTTTTTAAGGACGAAGTAGTTCAATTGGGAATTCAATTAGGGGTTGAAGAGAATGTTCTTTATAGACATCCATTTCCAGGGCCAGGATTGTCAATAAGAATAATTGGTAAGATCACTCAGGAAAAAATTAATATTTTACAGGAAGCTGATAGTATTTTAGTAGAAGAGCTTTTGGCAAATAATTTATATTATAATATAAGACAAGCATTTGTGGTGTTGTTGCCTGTAAAATCTGTTGGAGTTATGGGAGATAATAGGACGTATGAGTATACAGCTGTTATTAGGTGTGTTAATACTCTAGATTTTATGACTGCTAATTGGGTTGAATTGCCTTATGATTTTTTAAGGAAGGTTTCTTCAAGAATAATTAATGAGGTTAGAGGTATAAATAGAGTTTGTTATGATATTTCTTCTAAGCCCCCAGCTACAGTAGAATGGGAATAA
- a CDS encoding 5'-methylthioadenosine/adenosylhomocysteine nucleosidase has translation MFHHKCSFVTLLIFLLVCSNGYAVFSKNSSVLVIFALASEAEELNKLMSPKEEIVLKDYGINKKIIKGKIFNRNVISAVVGIGKVNTGLWTSYLLSKYKISHIINCGVAGGVIGSKMPNLKLGDVVVSSEVAYHDFDLVKFGYKVGQIPEFPQRFSSDRNLLEKALKVIKTRLKDFNGYAGLILTGDQFIDPSYMAKIVSNFEDVVAVEMEGGALGHVAHIFNVPFIVVRAISDIVNHEGNEVEYSEFLKLAKVNAAKMVQEILRLM, from the coding sequence ATGTTTCATCATAAATGTTCGTTTGTAACGTTATTAATCTTTTTATTAGTTTGTTCTAATGGGTATGCTGTTTTTAGTAAAAATAGCAGTGTTTTGGTGATATTTGCTCTAGCTTCAGAAGCTGAGGAGCTGAATAAGCTTATGTCTCCTAAGGAAGAAATAGTATTGAAGGATTATGGGATTAATAAAAAAATTATTAAAGGTAAAATATTTAATCGCAATGTTATTTCTGCTGTTGTGGGGATTGGCAAGGTAAATACAGGTTTATGGACCAGTTATCTTTTGTCAAAGTATAAGATAAGTCATATAATTAATTGTGGTGTTGCTGGTGGTGTTATTGGTTCTAAGATGCCTAATCTTAAGTTAGGAGATGTAGTAGTATCTTCAGAAGTAGCTTATCATGATTTTGATTTGGTTAAATTTGGGTATAAAGTAGGACAGATCCCAGAGTTTCCTCAAAGATTTAGTAGCGATAGAAATTTGCTTGAAAAGGCATTAAAAGTGATTAAAACAAGACTTAAAGATTTTAATGGATATGCAGGATTAATATTGACAGGAGATCAATTTATTGATCCATCTTATATGGCAAAGATTGTTTCAAATTTTGAAGATGTAGTAGCAGTAGAGATGGAAGGTGGAGCATTGGGACATGTTGCTCATATCTTTAATGTTCCTTTTATAGTTGTTAGAGCTATATCTGATATTGTAAACCATGAGGGTAATGAAGTTGAATATAGTGAATTCCTTAAATTGGCAAAGGTGAATGCAGCTAAAATGGTACAGGAAATCTTGAGATTAATGTAG
- a CDS encoding adenine deaminase C-terminal domain-containing protein produces MLVGFIKNCEIENGTIERTVTHNFHNIVILSMSNEYLYRIANLIIKNKRSL; encoded by the coding sequence ATATTAGTAGGTTTTATAAAAAATTGCGAAATTGAAAATGGCACTATTGAAAGAACGGTTACTCACAACTTTCACAATATTGTAATTCTTAGTATGAGTAATGAATATTTATACAGAATAGCAAATCTTATTATCAAAAATAAAAGAAGTTTATGA